Genomic DNA from Lactococcus garvieae:
CCTGCAATTTCTGCTGTTCCACCTAATGGTGTGTAGTAAAGTGGCATCCAGAGTAAGTGGTGCATACCAAATGGTAAAAGCATACGATTAAGAAAACCATACAGGAAGAAGCCAAATGAACCCATGCCGCTCATAGCATTTACTGCTGCATTTACACCCCCATTGATTGGTGGCCAAATATAAGTGACAAGAATTGCAGCAAGAATTGTCACAGCAATAATCAAGACATAAGCAAACTTCGTTCCCTCATAAGGGGAGAGATATTTGTGAAATTTAACATCACCAAAACGATTAACAAAGTAACCCACCATGATTCCTAAGGCAATACCTAAGAATACACCCATGTCTGTTACTTGGATACCAAGCACTAAGTTTTGTCCAGTACCAAATAAACCTTGTTCGCCAGGTTCGGCTAATCTTCCTGTAAAGTCAAGCCAGTAATTATTAGCAAACAAGAAAATCATAAAGGTTGTAATCCCTAAAATTGCAGCATCAGTTTTCTTTTTCTTAGCCATGGCTGCTGCAATACCGACACAGAAAATAACAGATAATTGACTAATTGCACCATTTGTAATAACAGTGAAAATACCTGTCCCAAACTCTTTAATAGCTCCTGGCATAAAGTCCAGTTTTAATACTGCGGCAACTGAAATAATCAGACCAGAAACGGCCATAAACATGACAGGCTGAATAATAGCACGTGAGAAGGTTTGTGCTCCTTTTTGAATTTTTTCTTTCATTTATTTTCCTTACTTTTATTTTCTTCAAAAATCTATAAGTTTATTGAAGATCACGATAAGTTCCTAGAGTAATTCCCATTTCGTCAAATAAAATTTTGTACTTTTCTTTCGTTAATTCGCGTACCTGATAAGCACGTCCTGATGTAAAGCTTGAACGATCTAAAAGTTCCGCATCAACATATCCAGGATGACACATCGCTTCGACACTTCCGAAAGTCAAACAATCATCAATCAGGGAACGAATTGCCATAGGGCGCCAAATTTCTTTCTCCATCCCTAGGCTATCGAGTGTATGAAAGAAGCGTCGGGTTGTCAATAAGTCATCTGACACCTTATAATTACTCCGTACAGGAAGATGGTATTCCCTAGCTAATTTTTCAAAAACTTCCGTCAATGAACCAATACTATTTACATGATGGTGGCTATCTAAATGCGTGGGTTCAATACCTGCCTGAATGACCTTTTCAATTTGTGATTTCCATTCGAGATAAAGTTCTTCTAAATTAATTTCAAAATCTGCTTCATAGAAGGATAAATGATGAAAATTACCTTTTTCATTAACAAGTGATGGAACATCTGTACGAAGTGGGGCTCCACAAGTCAAAACTAAGTGTACACCAATTCCCAAATTAGGATTTTCTTTCGCAAGTGCTTTAGCATGATCGAAACCAGGCATATTTGCCATCATTGTAGTTGAAGTTAGAATTCCATTGCGATGAGATTCGATGATGCCGTGATTAATACCATTACCATATCCAAAATCATCTGCATTAATAATCATTAAAGCCATTGTTTTCTCCTTATTTCAGTTCTACCCAATAGTCGCCATTAACCTCGATCATTTCATCCAAAACTTTTTTAGCAACGATGGCATTAGGTACTGATTGATTCAATGTAAATGCCTCAAACGCTTTTTGATAGGAATTTTCGAAGAAAGCATCTACTAATAATTTCTCAGAAGCAACCTGCGCTTCCATTAATCCTTTATGAAAATCTGGAATGTCTTCACGAAGTGAAATCGGTTCAACACCACGCGCATTCACATAACAAGGTACTTCAACGACGGCATCTTCACGTAAGTTTGGAATAGCTCCCTTATTTGGAACAATCAACATGAAGCGATCATTTTTATTATGCAAGATTGAAATCGCAATCTGTACTATATATAAACCATGTCCGCTTCCTTCATAATCAATCGTATCTAAATCACGATTTTCAATAATTTTTGTTGCCGTTTCTTTGAGCTTTTTCAAGCGGTCATCCATAATTTCATTGGCGCGTGTGTAATTTGGATTAGCTTCTTTCACAATACGGTTATTGTAAAGATAATATTGTAAATAGTTATTTGGTAAATGTGTCGGAAAATCTACAGTTAAATCAGCCATGATATCAAAAGCATGTGCCCATGACTCATCTTGGCTTTCGGTATTCAAGCCATTTTCGATAATACCTTCAATAATTTCTGGCATAATATCTTTGCCTTGGGAAACATCATAAATTTCCTTATACCAGCCGAAATGATTCAAGCCATAGTATTGAGAAATAAAGTTGGTACGATTAAGCCCAAAAGTATCTTCCAAAACTTCTTCAATACCTATAGTCATATCACATGCATTAACGATTTTAATATTTGGAAATTTTCTGCGAACAGATTCAGCAACGATAGACTCTGGGTTAGTATAATTCAGAATCCAAGCATCTGGTGCATAATCTTGAATGTGTTGAACCATTGCTAGAAAGCTTTTCATTGAACGCATTCCATAAGCAAAACCGCCCAAACCACATGTTTCTTGACCAACTAGACCATGCTTGAGTGGAATCTTTTCATCGGTTTCACGCATTTCCATACCACCCGCACGAATTTGTGAAAAAACAAAATTGACACCTTCGAAAGCTACTTTTGGATCTTGTGTGACAACTAATTTTGTATCCAAATTATTTTTTTCAAGTAAAAATTGAATAATAACTCCCATATCAGCATTGCGCACCTCATCAATATCATACAAGCGAATTTCCCCAATAGGAAATTCTTTCTCATATTTAAGTGCTGTTAGTAGAATTCCAGGTGTATAACCGCTTCCCGCTCCCGCGATTGTAATAATATTTTTCATTTTTTTCCTCTCTTTTTAGCCTATTAAGACTTTATATCATTTCTCTTGAACCCAGTATTAAATACTGAAAACAGGAGTATTTATTTCCTTATTTAAAACTAATGATGTTTTACCATCAATTTCTGGCATAATTATCAAGACATCTGTTTGTTTACCTTGCGCTTTAATTGTTTCAAAATCAGCAGTTGCGATGTGGGTGTCTTTAGTTACAGCTTGGCCTTCAGTAACATGAAGATCAATGCCCTGTCCTTCCAGTTCAACCGTGTCAAGACCGATATGTACAAGAACACCCAGACCTTTATTGCTTTTAAGCAGTATTGCATGCTTGGTGGGAAAAATACTTTCTACTGCTCCCTCAACTGGGGAGTAAATATCATTTTCAGTGGGTTGTACGGCAAAACCTGCTCCCATCATTCCTTCTGAAAATACAGCATCTTTTACTTCAGACAGTGGAATTATATTACCACTTACAGTTTGGTAGACTTCTGTTTTATTTGAAAATACCGTTTTCAATTGACCAAAAACCATTTCATAACCTCCTTTTCTTAATATAATTTTAACAGGACATCTCAGGAAAATTTTACAAAAGCTACAAACATTTAGAAAATATTTCCTAAATAACAAAAAGAAGATGGTTTGTTCCCTGTATTAAATACTCTTCTACTCTCCTTCAAAGTTAGACAAAATACAAAAAAGATATGACGCCCTAATGGCATCATATCTTTTTCTTTAATTTAGTTTTCTACTCTAAGCTATTTTAATCTAAAGCTTTGATTTCTAAAATCATATCACGCAGTTGTGCAGCAGATTCAAAGTCAAGCGCACCTGCTGCTTCGGCCATCTCTTTCTCCAGTTTCTTGAGCAATGTTTTACGTTCTTTTTTAGTCATTGCTTCAGCAGAAACCTCTTCAACTTCGCCAGACTCTGTTCGCTTACTAATAGAGATTAAATCACGGATTTCTTTCTTAATCGTTTGAGGAACTATGCCATGTTTTTCATTATAAGCCATTTGGATCTCACGACGGCGACTTGTTTCATCCATGGCGCGTTGCATAGACTGTGTAATTTTATCACCATACATGATAACACGACCATTAGAATTACGAGCCGCACGACCAATTGTCTGAATCAAGCCACGTTCATTACGTAAGAAACCTTCTTTGTCTGCATCCAAAATGGCTACAAGAGATACTTCCGGAACGTCAATCCCTTCCCGTAAAAGGTTAATCCCTACTAACACATCAAATACACCAAGACGCAAATCGCGGATAATTTCAGTCCGTTCTAAAGTCTTAATATCACTGTGCATGTATTTAACCTTAACTCCCATTTCTTTGAAATAAGAGCTTAAGTCCTCTGCCATCTTCTTCGTCAAGGTTGTCACAAAGACACGTTCATTTTTTTCAACACGCGCATTGATTTCTCCTAAAAGGTCATCAATTTGTCCCATCATTGGTCGAACTTCGACGATCGGATCAAGCAATCCTGTTGGACGGATGATTTGCTCAACTATTGTATCTGTCTGTTCCATTTCATAATCACCTGGTGTGGCAGATACATACACAATCTGATGGACATGACTTTCAAACTCTTCCCGACGTAACGGACGGTTATCCAAAGCTGATGGCAGACGGAAACCATAATTTACTAACATATCTTTCCGTGCTCGGTCACCATTATACATCCCTTTGACTTGACCCATCGTCATATGACTTTCATCAATCATAATCATAAAATCATCAGGGAAGAAGTCAAGTAAAGTAAATGGTGGTTCTCCTTCGGTACGCCCATCCATATGACGTGAATAGTTTTCGACCCCATTACAGTAGCCCATCTCCCGAAGCATCTCGATATCATAGTTGGTTCTTTGCTCCAAACGTTGTGCTTCCAAAAGTTTGCCTTCACTTCGAAAAGCTTTCAGCTGCTCTTGCAATTCAGCTTCGATCTTAGCAATAGACTCTTCCATACGATCATCATTGGTCATAAAGTGAGTCGCGGGGAAAATAGCCAAGTGATCAACCTCGCCTAAAACCTGACCTGTCAAAGCTTCGATTTCACGTATACGGTCGATTTCATCACCAAAAAATTCTACACGAAAGGCATGCTCATCTCTTGAAGCAGGGAAGACTTCCACAACATCCCCTCGCACACGAAAGCGACCACGTTGAAAATCAATATCATTCCGTTCAAACTGAATACCTACTAAGTCATTCAATAATTTATCCCGAGAAATCTCAAGCCCTGGGCGTAAACTTACTACGCTATCTTGGTATTCTTTAGGAGATCCTAAACCATAAATACATGAAACAGAGGCCACTACAATGACATCATTACGTTCTAAAAGTGAACTTGTCGCACTATGGCGGAGCTTATCAATCTCATCATTCACGGAACTGTCTTTTTCAATGTAAGTGTCTGAGGATGGTACATAAGCTTCTGGTTGATAGTAATCATAATAGCTGACAAAGTATTCCACAGCGTTATTCGGGAAAAACTCTTTAAACTCACTATAAAGCTGTCCCGCAAGCGTTTTATTATGCGCCATAACCAAGGTTGGTTTATTCGTCCGCGCAATAACTTGACTCATGGTGTAGGTCTTACCTGTACCTGTAGCTCCACGTAAAATTTGAGCTTTTTCTCCATTTTCAATATTCTCTACAAGCGTTTCAATAGCTTCACCTTGATCTCCTGCTGGTTCGTATTTACTGACCAGATCAAACTTATTATTTGTTATACGTTCTATCATTTTATTTCCTTAAATTCTTTCTTAAAATAAGTCAAAGCTTTGCGATAAACTTCTGACTTAAAACTAAATCTGTTGAAATCAATCTCAGCAAAAGGGAAAGCCTTATAACTGATAAACTCCGGATGACTCGTTTTCATATTGAGAACAGCATCTGGATGTAACCTAACAAGAAAATATTGCTGCTCTTGTCCTTTGTAGCTCCATGCGTGAAATGTCACCCCGTCTGGAAAATCATAACGTAACAATTCTGGATATTTTCCAACAATATCAAAATCAGTCGTACCAATTTCCTCTTCCAGCTCTCTAACTACTGCCTGCTCAGCATTTTCTCCCTTTTCAATTCCGCCTTGCGGAAAGCCCCAAATTTGGGGCAAATCTGCACGTTGAAAAAGTAAAATTTCATTTTCCGCATTCAAAATGATTGCTGCTGTATTTTTTCTATAAGTTTTCATTTCTGCCCCCTTATAAGCTTTCTCTTTAATCAATTTTAACATTTTTGGTAGAAAATTTATGCTATAATTAACTAATAGTAATAATATATCAAGGAAGTAAAAAAAAATGTCTGTACAAGAAAACTTAATCAAAGCAAGTCATATGATTAGCATGGACGATATCGTTCGTGAAGGAAATGAAACACTTCGGACAGTTGCTGATGAAGTCAGCTTGCCACTGTCTGATGAAGATATCATTTTAGGCGAAAAAATGATGGAATTTCTTCGAAATTCCCAAAATCCTGCTATTGCAGAAAAAATGCAGCTACGTCCAGGTGTCGGTCTAGCTGCTAACCAGCTCGATATTGCTAAAAAGATTATCGCTGTACTTATTCCTAACGATCCTGAAATGGACGAAGACGGTAATGAGATTGCCCCAAAAGAAGCTTATAAAATGGCAGAAATCATGTATAATGCTAAAGTCGTGAGCCATTCTGTTCAAGATGCAGCCATCGAATCAGGAGAAGGTTGTCTTTCTGTTGACCGTGAAGTGCCTGGCTTAGTTATCCGTCACGCGCGTGTAACAGTAGAGTACTACGATAAAAACAATGAAAAACACAAAATCCGTCTGAAAGATTTCCCTTCAATGTGTGTACAACATGAAATCGATCATACAAATGGTATCATGTTCTACGATCACATTGATGAGAAAGAACCTTGGGCTATTAAAGACGGCCTTCTGATTGTCCAATAAATTTTCAAGCAAAAAGAATAAGCCAAAAGCTTACTCTTTTTTATTTTAATAATTTTTCAAGCTGTCTTTTCCTTATCCGGTAGTCCTGAAGAGTAAGGAAAATTGTAATGAAGAGGTAGATGATGTAAACAAAGAAAACATATGATGGCATAGCGATTACTATCACACATCCACTAATTGGACCAATAAAATAATTATTGACTTGGTTAAAGGTAGTGTATTTTGAAGAAGTTTCTTGATCATATTTCCGAGCCATATCTTCTTCATTTAAAATTTTCCAGAGCATAATTACTGATTTCCAGAGCCTCTAGGAATCCATGCACGGGAATAAAAAACTTTTCCATGAATAATCGCATTTGCCCTAATCATATTTACAGTCGCCCTTATCATACCACGTGTAAACATAAATAAATTACCAGAAAAAGCAGACATAGCTGCGGAAAGGACGTTTATACCTGACTGTGCATATTTTATAGCTTGCAACATACTCTTTGAAAGATAAAGATTATAATTTCCATTTTTACGATTGCCATACCATACTATTTTCGTCACTCCAGTTCCTCTCTGAAACATTATCTTTTTAATCTCCGTAGAAACCTTATAACCTGACTTTTCTAATATTCGTACTAAATCTGCATCTGAAATCATTGCTGTTTCCTGATTACCTTCTTGTTTAGTAATCATTACTTCATTCATCTGTTGGTGAAATTCTTTCAGCTTTTCTGCTTCAGAACCTAAAAATAGGGCTTCATTATTTTCATTTGTCTCATTCTCTACTATTGTGTAAGCTTCTGCTCCAACCTTTATAGAAAAAATAGGATAAACTCCTGAGAATAGCAGTAAGATAAGTACAAATACTAATACTATTTTTTTTAAATACTTATTTAACATATTTTCTCCTTTCTTAATAAGAAATTTTCATTAAAATAACTCAACATTTCCCCTCATTTCACCATAATAAATTCCTTTTTATATAAGTATTAGTACGAAAAACAAATACAATATTCACAAAAAAAAATAAAGGTTGAATAACCTTTATTTTTTTGTCTTTCTAGAAACATACTAAACTAATTATTCTTCATCCGGTTCTTCTAAAGCCTTAGTTTGTTTCTCTTCTTTCTTTACTTCTTCAGGCTTATTCACAATAACAATTTTGTCATCAACCAAGTCTGCAAGTAACTCTTTATATTCTGGATGTTCGATATAGAAATCAGCAATAGCATCTTCAATATTATCCTGAATAGTACGACGAAGTGGACGTGCTCCCATCTTCGGATCGTAACCAAGGTCCACAAGTTTTTCCTTGGCTGCTTGGGTAACATCTAAATGAATATCATTTTGACTGATTTGAGCATTCACTTCATCAAGCATAAGGTCGACAATCTTAAGAAGATTTTCTTTACTTAAAGCTGAGAACTCGATGATCGCATCAAAGCGGTTCATAAACTCTGGGCTAAAGAAGTTATCTAATTCCCCTAGGACCGAATTTGTACGCCCTTCACGCGCTGCACCAAATCCAACATTTGCTTCTACTTTACCTGTGCCTGCATTTGAAGTCATAATGATAATGGCATCTTTAAAGGAAACTGTACGGCCTTGCGCATCAGTCAAACGGCCATCATCAAGAATTTGTAAGAACATGTGCATAACATCGGGGTGAGCTTTTTCAATTTCATCCAGCAGAATCAAACTATATGGGTTGCGACGTACGCGCTCAGTCAATTGACCAGCTTCTTCATAGCCAACATAGCCCGGAGGAGCACCAATCAATTTGGCCACACTATGTTTTTCCATATATTCCGACATATCAAAACGAATCATACTGTCCGCCGAACCAAAGAGTTCATGGGCAAGCTGTTTTGCAAGCTCAGTCTTACCGACACCAGTAGGACCAACAAAGAGGAAAGAACCAATTGGACGATTTGGTTTACCAAGCCCAACACGGGAGCGACGAACAGCTTTAGAAATTTTGTCAATAGCTTCATCTTGCCCGATAACATGATTCTTTAAATCTTCAGCTAGATTAATCAGTTGTGTTTGTTCTTTTTCTTTCAGATCTCCCACTGGAATATGCGTTTTCTCTTCAACAATCGCTTCAATATCTTTTTCAGTGATATTGGGCATTTCAGTATCTGAAATTTCATGATTTTGGAGTTCCCGTAATTTAGCAATCTGATCACGGAAATGCGCTGCTTTCTCAAAGTCTTCACGTTGCATCGCATCATTTTTTTGAGATTCTGCTTGTTCAATTCGTTTCTTTATATCTTCTGGATCAACGAATTTAAGTGTAAGGTTCTTTTTAGAACCTGCTTCGTCAAGCAAGTCAATCGCTTTATCTGGCAAGAAACGGTCTTGAATATAACGATTAGACAGATTGGCTGCAGCTAATATAGCTTCGTCTGAATACTTCACATGATGATAATCTTCATAACGTTTTTGAATACCACGCAAAATAGTAATCGTTTCATCAACTGAAGGCTCATCTACTTTAACCGGCTGCATCCGACGCTCTAAGGCTGCATCTTTTTCAATAATTCTGTACTCATTTAGTGTAGTTGCACCGACAAGTTGAAGTTCACCACGCGCCAAAGCTGGTTTAAGAATATTACCGGCATCCATATTTCCTTCGCCCGCTGAACCTGCTCCAACGATTTCATGAATTTCATCAATGAAGAGAATTACATCATCACGTTTACGAATTTCTTCCATCAGCTTTTGCATACGTTCTTCAAACTGCCCACGCACACCTGTACCTTGAACTAAGCTAACTACATCAAGACGAATAACTTCTTTATTTTGCAGTTTTTGTGGAACATCTCCGTCAACAATTTGCTGAGCTAGTCCCTCTACTACTGCGGTTTTCCCAACACCAGGTTCCCCGATAAGAACAGGGTTATTTTTTGTACGACGGTTCAAAATTTCAATAACACGGGTAATTTCGGAATCCCGGCCAATAACTGGATCAATTTCTCCACGGCGTGCTGCATCTGTAATATTAACGCCAAATTCTTCTAAGAGTCCTTTAGGAGCTTGTCCTCCCCGAGGATTCTGTGGTCCACCAGGACCTCTACCGCCTGCTTGAGTTGGCGGTGTCATTGGACGTCCTTGATCATTGCCATGTAAGGCTTGGAAAATATCAGGAAATGGATTGAAAGGATCATCATTATTAGAAATATTTGTAGCCCCAGCAAATAAGCTTTCTTGACCACCTGATTTCATAATTTGATAACAGTTTTGGCATAAATCAACTTGCTTGCGCTGACCATTCACATTGGTGTAAAGGTGAATTGTCGCTTCATTTATTTTACAATTTTGGCAGAGCATTTCGTCCTCCTTTGTGGTTACATCTTTTCTTTATTTTAACTTATTTTTTTAGAATTAAAAACTCAAATCTGATCATCTTCAAGTTTGACCTTTTTTGACCTTTAATAATTTTTATTATATCACTTCTATAAAAATTATCAAATCTTTTGTACTATGATAATTTACTTTAATTCAAAAAACTCCCGACATTTGTCGAGAGTATTCTTATTCTTACATAAAATCACGCAATGGTTTGCTACGACGTGGGTGACGCAATTTTTTAATTGCTTTCGCTTCGATTTGGCGAATACGTTCACGTGTTACCTTAAATTGTTTACCAACATCTTCGAGGGTATGCATACGTCCATCATCGAGTCCAAAACGCATACGTAGTACATTTTCTTCGCGGTCTGTCAATGTATCCATAACTTCATCAAGTTGCTCACGTAGCAAGATTCGGTTCGTATAGTCTACTGGACTTTCAATTACATCATCTTCAATGAAATCACCAAGATGTGAATCGTCTTCCTCACCGATAGGTGTTTCCAAAGATACAGGCTCTTGAGCAATTTTTAAGACTTCACGCACTTTATCAGGTGTCATGTGTAACTCTTTACCAATTTCTTCTGGCAATGGGTCACGTCCTAACTCTTGCAAGAGATTACGTTGGACCCGGATCAATTTGTTGATTGTTTCCACCATGTGTACTGGGATACGAATTGTACGTGCTTGGTCAGCAATGGCACGTGTAATTGCTTGGCGAATCCACCATGTCGCGTAAGTTGAAAATTTAAACCCTTTAGTGTGGTCAAATTTATCAACAGCCTTCATCAAGCCCATATTTCCTTCTTGAATCAAATCTAAGAATTGCATACCACGGCCTGAGTAACGTTTTGCGATTGAAACAACCAAACGTAAGTTGGCTTCAGCCAGCATTTGTTTTGCAAACTCTGCTTCTTCACCACCAGCAACAATCGCCTCAGCAAGTTTTGTTTCTTCTTCAAGTGAAATCAGCGGATAACGTCCAATTTCCTTGAGGTACATGCGTACAGGATCATCGATACGGACATTTGTTACGATTTCATCCATTGCATTATCATCAAGCTTCTCTTCTTCTTCAGCTTGTAATGCCAATGGACTAGGATTACCATCTTTATCTACGATTGAAATTCCTGCATCTTGGATTTGTTGGAGTAAATCTTCAATAGCCTCTGCTTCCAAACCAAACTTAACCACGAGCTCATCAGTGATCTCATCATCCAAAGCTTCTTCAAGAGGTTTGCGTTTAGTGATATAAGCTGCTACCGCTTTATCAAAAGCTTTACTATCAAAAGTATCTGAATCTTTAATATCTATCTTTTTAGCAGCTTTTTCTTTAACAGAAGTTACATTTTTAGAGCCTTTTTCTTTAAGCTCATTCACATCAACTTTTTCAACAATAATAGGTTTAAAGTCCATTGCTGCAAGGATTTTTGCTTCTTCAGCTTCAAAAACTGAACTTGAATGAGATTTAACTGCCATGCCAAGTTCTTGTGCTTTTGCGATTAAAGCTTTATTAGTAATTCCAGTTTCTTTTGCAATTTGACTGATTCTTTTTTTATTATTACTTGCCAATTTAATCCTCCTCAATGAACAATATAAGTAAATAGCTTATATTTTTTTCTTCTGATTAATTATTTGGATAGTGAGCTCAAGCTCACGCTCCTTGTTTCCCGTTTTTCGGGCATTTTCTAGTTGCTTTTGCAGTTCGCTGAACTTTATTTGTTCCATTTCCTTGGCAAAAACGGCTACCAAATCTTCAAGTTCTTGACTACTAGTCTCGTCTGGTAAATCTAAACTTAAGATTTGATAAAATATATTTTTTTCTTCAGCATCCAAGGATCCGCTTAGATGAGAAGGGTCGATTTCATCAAAGCTCATGGCTTCAAGAATAATTTTATCAAAAAGATTTTGATAGCGCTGATGGACAAAGCGAAACGTCTCATCCTCCGCAAACCGCTGGAGAACATTCTGATGGTAAATCATCCGATTTAAAAGTTGCTCCTCCGCACGTTCACTTCTAGAAAGATGCGAAATTTTTTGTTGTACAGGACTTAATTCCTCCAGCTTCTGAGGAAAACTTTCAAAATAGTTTTGATCCGTAGCTATTAATCCTGGATCAGGATAATAAGAAAACTGCTCTTCATTATAGCTACCGAAATCTTCATCAAAATTACCCGCTTCTGCACTTGATTTAAGGACGTTTTCACGCTTTAAATTGACAGATTGCTCTACTTGATTATACTCGAAATCAGGCAAAATCTCAACTAATTTTCTTATAAATGCATCTTGAGCAGTAATCGAGGAAACCCTTGCAATTACTGGTGCCATTTGCTCAATAAAATCCAGTTGATTCTGTAAATTTGAAAGGTTGTCGGGTTTAAGATAATCAATCAAAAATTCTGTCGGCTGTATCCGGGCATTTTCCATCAAATTAGCTAATGACTCAGCAGAATACTTTTTACTATAGTCATCGGGATCAAGTCCCTCTGGAACACGAACTATCTGCGTTTTATCCTCGCCAATTAGATCAATAGCTTTATAAATCGCATTTTGTCCAGCATTATCACCATCGTAGATGAGAACATAGTTATTTGCTATTTTTCGCAAACGGCTGATATGCTTCTCAGTCAAAGCTGTTCCCATAGTAGCTACGACATTAAATATTCCCGATTTGTAAGCCGCTATTACATCCATAAAGCCTTCCATCAAATAGACTTCACGCGTTTTGGATATTACAGGTTTTGCTCGATCTAAATTATATAACTCATAGGACTTATCGAATATACTTGTAGCACTGGTATTAATATACTTTGCCTTACTTGTATCGTTCTCCTGCCATTTACGTCCCGAAAAACCAACCACATGTCCGTATTCATTCTTCAGAGGAAACATGATTCTATTTTGAAAGGCATCAAATACCTTATTGCTTGAAAAATGAAATAGACCTGAATTCGCTTGAACAGCTTCCTCAAACTTTCCTGAAAGATTTTTGAAGATAAAATCATTTTCATCAGGTGCCAAACCAATATTAAATTGCTTTATTATCTCTGCTGTAATGCCACGTTTTTCTAAATAAAGTCGTGCTTTTTCTCCAATCTCCGTAGAGGTAAGAACGATATTATAAAGTCGTGCAGCTTGATTATTTATCTCATAAAGAAGAGCATTTGGATTATCCTTTTCATCTGAGTCAAAACTCTCAAGATTTAAGGTAATCCCTGCAAAACTCGCCACTTCCTTTACTGCATCGACAAAACCAACTTGCTTGTAGTCTTTTATAAATTCAATCGCATCCCCAGATTTCCCACAACCAAAGCAATGATAAAAACCCTTGCTAGCATTGACATTAAAGCTCGGTGTTTTTTCCCCATGAAATGGGCAAAGTCCCAAGTAGTTTTTCCCTGACTTGGTTAGAGGTACATACTGTGAAATTA
This window encodes:
- the chbG gene encoding chitin disaccharide deacetylase, whose protein sequence is MALMIINADDFGYGNGINHGIIESHRNGILTSTTMMANMPGFDHAKALAKENPNLGIGVHLVLTCGAPLRTDVPSLVNEKGNFHHLSFYEADFEINLEELYLEWKSQIEKVIQAGIEPTHLDSHHHVNSIGSLTEVFEKLAREYHLPVRSNYKVSDDLLTTRRFFHTLDSLGMEKEIWRPMAIRSLIDDCLTFGSVEAMCHPGYVDAELLDRSSFTSGRAYQVRELTKEKYKILFDEMGITLGTYRDLQ
- a CDS encoding 6-phospho-alpha-glucosidase — its product is MKNIITIAGAGSGYTPGILLTALKYEKEFPIGEIRLYDIDEVRNADMGVIIQFLLEKNNLDTKLVVTQDPKVAFEGVNFVFSQIRAGGMEMRETDEKIPLKHGLVGQETCGLGGFAYGMRSMKSFLAMVQHIQDYAPDAWILNYTNPESIVAESVRRKFPNIKIVNACDMTIGIEEVLEDTFGLNRTNFISQYYGLNHFGWYKEIYDVSQGKDIMPEIIEGIIENGLNTESQDESWAHAFDIMADLTVDFPTHLPNNYLQYYLYNNRIVKEANPNYTRANEIMDDRLKKLKETATKIIENRDLDTIDYEGSGHGLYIVQIAISILHNKNDRFMLIVPNKGAIPNLREDAVVEVPCYVNARGVEPISLREDIPDFHKGLMEAQVASEKLLVDAFFENSYQKAFEAFTLNQSVPNAIVAKKVLDEMIEVNGDYWVELK
- a CDS encoding PTS sugar transporter subunit IIA, which produces MVFGQLKTVFSNKTEVYQTVSGNIIPLSEVKDAVFSEGMMGAGFAVQPTENDIYSPVEGAVESIFPTKHAILLKSNKGLGVLVHIGLDTVELEGQGIDLHVTEGQAVTKDTHIATADFETIKAQGKQTDVLIIMPEIDGKTSLVLNKEINTPVFSI
- the uvrB gene encoding excinuclease ABC subunit UvrB, producing the protein MIERITNNKFDLVSKYEPAGDQGEAIETLVENIENGEKAQILRGATGTGKTYTMSQVIARTNKPTLVMAHNKTLAGQLYSEFKEFFPNNAVEYFVSYYDYYQPEAYVPSSDTYIEKDSSVNDEIDKLRHSATSSLLERNDVIVVASVSCIYGLGSPKEYQDSVVSLRPGLEISRDKLLNDLVGIQFERNDIDFQRGRFRVRGDVVEVFPASRDEHAFRVEFFGDEIDRIREIEALTGQVLGEVDHLAIFPATHFMTNDDRMEESIAKIEAELQEQLKAFRSEGKLLEAQRLEQRTNYDIEMLREMGYCNGVENYSRHMDGRTEGEPPFTLLDFFPDDFMIMIDESHMTMGQVKGMYNGDRARKDMLVNYGFRLPSALDNRPLRREEFESHVHQIVYVSATPGDYEMEQTDTIVEQIIRPTGLLDPIVEVRPMMGQIDDLLGEINARVEKNERVFVTTLTKKMAEDLSSYFKEMGVKVKYMHSDIKTLERTEIIRDLRLGVFDVLVGINLLREGIDVPEVSLVAILDADKEGFLRNERGLIQTIGRAARNSNGRVIMYGDKITQSMQRAMDETSRRREIQMAYNEKHGIVPQTIKKEIRDLISISKRTESGEVEEVSAEAMTKKERKTLLKKLEKEMAEAAGALDFESAAQLRDMILEIKALD
- a CDS encoding RNA pyrophosphohydrolase encodes the protein MKTYRKNTAAIILNAENEILLFQRADLPQIWGFPQGGIEKGENAEQAVVRELEEEIGTTDFDIVGKYPELLRYDFPDGVTFHAWSYKGQEQQYFLVRLHPDAVLNMKTSHPEFISYKAFPFAEIDFNRFSFKSEVYRKALTYFKKEFKEIK
- the def gene encoding peptide deformylase yields the protein MSVQENLIKASHMISMDDIVREGNETLRTVADEVSLPLSDEDIILGEKMMEFLRNSQNPAIAEKMQLRPGVGLAANQLDIAKKIIAVLIPNDPEMDEDGNEIAPKEAYKMAEIMYNAKVVSHSVQDAAIESGEGCLSVDREVPGLVIRHARVTVEYYDKNNEKHKIRLKDFPSMCVQHEIDHTNGIMFYDHIDEKEPWAIKDGLLIVQ